Proteins encoded together in one Falco biarmicus isolate bFalBia1 chromosome 4, bFalBia1.pri, whole genome shotgun sequence window:
- the BRK1 gene encoding protein BRICK1, with translation MSVQEDPVQREIHQDWANREYIEVITSSIKKIADFLNSFDMSCRSRLATLNEKLTALERRIEYIEARVTKGETLT, from the exons aTGTCGGTGCAGGAAGACCCGGTGCAGCGGGAGATCCACCAGGACTGGGCCAATCGCGAGTACATCGAGGTGATCACCAGCTCCATCAAGAAGATCGCGGACTTCCTCAATTCCTTCG ACATGTCGTGCCGGTCGCGGCTGGCCACGCTGAACGAGAAGCTGACGGCGCTGGAGCGCAGGATCGAGTACATCGAGGCCCGG GTCACCAAGGGCGAGACGCTGACGTAG